One window from the genome of Buchnera aphidicola (Macrosiphoniella sanborni) encodes:
- the ftsA gene encoding cell division protein FtsA, producing MIISQDKKLVVGLEIGTNKVVTLVGEILIDEKIKIIGFGTCVSKGIDKGKINNLDAIITCIQESINQAEKMADCHITSVYLSLSNEYINCQNEIGIVPLTDEVTQEDLENAIHIAKSVQILNEHHILHVIPQEYSIDQQSGIKNPLGLSGIRMQVTVHLITCHKNTIKNIVKAVEKCDLQVDQVIFSGLASSKAVLTEEECKLGVCMIDIGGGTIDFNIYIDGAIQHSQVIPYAGNIVTSDIAYAFRTSHHDAEIIKIKYGSAIKSSLGSSKNIDFSNINNNFTDTLQQDALIEVIESRYVELLSLIKDSILNMQKQLYQRGKKYELLSGIVLTGGGSNITCLTECAEKIFHKKVRLAKPLHLSGLIENIIEPHYATAAGLLHYAKECYINADEKKRDNSFIDRVFKKINDWIQTEF from the coding sequence ATGATCATATCACAAGATAAAAAATTAGTAGTTGGATTAGAAATTGGTACTAATAAAGTAGTAACTTTAGTAGGAGAAATATTAATAGATGAAAAAATTAAAATTATTGGATTTGGAACTTGTGTATCTAAGGGGATAGATAAAGGAAAAATTAATAATTTAGATGCAATTATTACATGCATACAAGAATCTATTAATCAAGCTGAAAAAATGGCAGATTGTCATATTACTTCTGTATATTTATCTTTATCTAATGAATATATCAATTGTCAAAATGAAATAGGAATTGTTCCACTTACAGACGAAGTGACACAAGAAGATCTAGAAAATGCTATACATATTGCAAAATCTGTTCAAATTTTAAATGAACATCACATCTTACATGTAATACCACAAGAATATTCTATTGATCAACAATCTGGCATAAAAAATCCATTAGGACTATCTGGAATACGCATGCAAGTCACAGTCCATTTAATTACTTGCCATAAAAATACAATAAAAAACATTGTTAAAGCTGTAGAAAAATGTGATTTACAAGTAGATCAAGTTATTTTCTCAGGTTTAGCTTCAAGTAAAGCTGTTTTAACTGAAGAAGAATGTAAACTCGGTGTATGTATGATTGATATAGGGGGAGGGACAATAGATTTTAATATTTATATTGATGGTGCTATACAACATAGTCAAGTTATTCCATATGCAGGAAATATTGTTACTAGTGATATTGCTTATGCTTTTAGAACCTCTCATCATGATGCAGAAATTATAAAAATTAAATATGGATCTGCAATTAAATCATCTTTAGGATCTTCAAAAAATATTGATTTTTCTAATATCAATAATAATTTTACAGACACTTTACAACAAGATGCATTAATAGAAGTTATTGAATCAAGATATGTTGAACTACTATCTTTAATAAAAGATTCTATTCTTAATATGCAAAAACAACTTTATCAAAGAGGAAAAAAATATGAATTATTAAGTGGTATCGTTCTTACAGGAGGTGGATCAAATATTACATGTTTAACTGAGTGTGCAGAAAAAATTTTTCATAAAAAAGTAAGACTTGCTAAACCTTTACATCTTTCTGGATTAATAGAAAATATCATTGAACCACATTATGCAACAGCAGCAGGTTTGTTACATTATGCTAAAGAATGTTACATAAATGCTGATGAGAAAAAACGAGACAATTCTTTTATTGACAGAGTTTTTAAAAAAATTAATGATTGGATTCAAACAGAATTTTAA
- a CDS encoding D-alanine--D-alanine ligase, whose translation MNKKIAVLLGGTSPERKISIKSGYAILNSLLKSKLNAYPIDIRDNSIMELREKGFDTAYISLHGKGGEDGSIQGVLQYLNIPYTGSGIMASSISIDKFRTKLLWKSCGLLIAPDIYISKKKNIDCLYSRIKKKILQLGLPVLIKPNQQGSSIGITVISSIEQLYDSIKIAFNYDDHILIEKFIKGQEYTVSILGEEVLPPIHISTKNSFYDYHAKYISSSTKYSCPSGLNIIQEKKIKKIAMIAWKTLGCSGCGRIDFILDHKNRFWLLEINTIPGMTNRSLTPIAAKAFGISFDELVLSILNMNNKNLK comes from the coding sequence ATGAACAAAAAAATAGCAGTTTTATTAGGTGGCACATCTCCCGAAAGAAAAATTTCTATTAAATCAGGATATGCTATTCTAAACAGTTTATTAAAATCAAAATTAAATGCTTATCCAATTGATATTCGTGATAATTCTATTATGGAATTAAGAGAAAAAGGATTTGATACAGCATATATTTCATTACATGGAAAAGGTGGAGAAGATGGTAGTATACAAGGGGTTCTTCAATATTTAAATATACCTTACACAGGTAGTGGAATTATGGCTTCTTCAATCTCTATAGATAAGTTTAGAACTAAATTATTATGGAAATCTTGTGGTCTTTTAATAGCACCTGATATTTATATTTCAAAAAAAAAAAATATTGATTGTTTATATTCTCGCATAAAAAAAAAAATATTACAATTAGGATTGCCAGTTTTAATTAAACCTAATCAACAAGGTTCAAGTATTGGCATAACAGTAATTTCTTCTATTGAACAACTTTATGATTCTATCAAGATAGCATTTAATTATGATGATCATATTCTAATTGAAAAATTTATTAAAGGACAAGAATATACTGTATCTATTTTAGGAGAAGAAGTTTTACCTCCTATTCATATTTCTACTAAAAATTCATTTTATGACTACCATGCGAAATATATATCTTCTTCTACTAAATATTCATGTCCAAGTGGATTAAATATAATTCAAGAAAAAAAAATAAAAAAAATAGCGATGATTGCTTGGAAAACATTAGGATGTAGTGGTTGTGGAAGAATTGATTTCATATTAGATCATAAAAATCGATTTTGGTTATTAGAAATTAATACTATACCCGGCATGACAAATAGAAGTTTAACTCCTATTGCTGCAAAAGCATTTGGGATATCATTTGATGAATTAGTATTATCAATTTTAAATATGAATAATAAAAATTTAAAATAG
- the murC gene encoding UDP-N-acetylmuramate--L-alanine ligase, whose protein sequence is MHIKNIKDINFFITDKNNKNIHFIGISGSGMSGIALILLKLGHKISGSDLLKNSMTKKLIDLGAKIYFQHSEKNIQNIDFIIKSSAILSHNQEIIYAKKNNIPILLRAEMLEILMKFKYGIAISGTHGKTTTTSMITDIFIENNLDPTIINGGLIKSISSHARLGHSRYFIVEADESDASFLYLNPKIGIITNIESDHMNHYDNNFIKLKQTFLTFLQKISLDGTAIVCIDNDAICDILPNIKCKILTYGFNKNADFCICSYKQDAFIGSFQIIIKNQIKLNITLNIPGKHNALNATAAVALALNEKITHCNIISSLKNFQGTSRRFEFLGKYLIQKNIINNQKTMLIDDYGHHPTELLETINTIRTGWPNKNLIMIFQPHRYTRTHNLYYDFVKILSQVDVLLILNVYSANEKYILGADSFSLYNEIKKYKKKYVNFITDNNLILDTLIPRLTGNDIILIQGAGNIDQIIKKYLFQK, encoded by the coding sequence ATGCATATAAAAAATATAAAAGATATAAATTTTTTCATCACTGATAAAAATAATAAAAATATTCATTTCATTGGTATCAGCGGTTCAGGTATGTCAGGAATTGCTTTAATTTTACTAAAACTAGGACATAAAATTAGTGGTTCTGATCTACTGAAAAACAGTATGACAAAAAAATTAATTGATTTAGGAGCAAAAATATATTTTCAACATTCCGAAAAAAATATTCAAAATATTGATTTTATTATTAAATCTAGCGCTATTTTATCACATAATCAAGAAATTATTTATGCTAAAAAAAACAATATTCCTATATTATTAAGAGCAGAAATGCTTGAAATATTAATGAAATTTAAATATGGCATTGCAATTTCTGGCACACATGGTAAAACTACTACTACTTCAATGATTACAGATATTTTTATTGAAAATAATCTAGATCCAACAATAATTAACGGTGGCTTAATAAAATCAATTAGCTCTCATGCAAGATTAGGACATTCTCGTTATTTTATTGTAGAAGCTGATGAAAGTGATGCTTCATTTTTATATTTAAATCCTAAAATAGGAATTATTACTAATATTGAATCTGATCATATGAATCATTATGATAATAATTTTATAAAATTAAAACAAACATTTTTAACTTTTTTACAAAAAATTTCATTAGATGGAACAGCCATTGTATGTATAGATAATGATGCTATTTGTGATATATTACCAAATATTAAATGCAAAATACTTACATATGGATTTAATAAAAATGCCGATTTTTGCATCTGTTCTTATAAGCAAGATGCTTTTATTGGGAGTTTTCAAATAATCATAAAAAATCAAATTAAATTAAATATAACATTAAATATTCCTGGAAAACATAATGCATTAAATGCAACAGCTGCTGTTGCTCTAGCCCTTAACGAAAAAATAACACATTGTAATATAATTTCGTCTTTAAAAAATTTTCAAGGTACATCCAGAAGATTTGAATTCTTAGGAAAATATTTAATTCAAAAAAACATTATCAATAATCAAAAAACTATGTTGATAGATGACTATGGACATCATCCGACAGAATTATTAGAAACTATCAATACAATAAGAACTGGATGGCCCAATAAGAATTTAATAATGATATTTCAACCTCATAGATATACAAGAACTCATAATTTATATTATGATTTTGTTAAAATTTTATCTCAAGTCGATGTATTATTAATATTAAATGTATATTCTGCAAATGAAAAATATATTCTTGGAGCAGATAGTTTTTCACTTTACAATGAAATTAAAAAATACAAAAAAAAATATGTTAATTTTATTACTGATAATAATCTAATATTAGATACGCTTATTCCTAGATTAACTGGTAATGATATTATTTTAATACAGGGAGCAGGAAATATAGATCAAATAATAAAAAAATATTTATTTCAAAAATAA
- the murG gene encoding undecaprenyldiphospho-muramoylpentapeptide beta-N-acetylglucosaminyltransferase, translating into MIAKKIIIMAGGSGGHVFPGLTIARYLIKKGWHVNWIGTKNSIESKIVPKYGIKMHFIRIKGLRNANLKNLFYSPIYILRSYYNIKKIIKNWAPDIVLGMGGYVSGPGGIAAWHSNTPLIIHEQNKIAGMTNRWLSKISTKNIQAHPGTLKNAIAVGNPVCESIIKIPIPIKRFQNRQGFLRILVLGGSQGASILNRVLPEAFALLKEKCIIWHQTGNNELEKTKKKYKKFGLSKCFITCFIENIASAYEWADIIISRSGALTVSEITIVGLAAIFIPYPHKDKQQHRNAEELEAIGAAKIIDQSNFNTLLIVNILNSLNRKTLLIMAEKAFSLGMRNATKNIFNIINKMSKKNIDFI; encoded by the coding sequence ATGATTGCAAAAAAAATAATAATTATGGCTGGTGGAAGCGGTGGTCATGTTTTTCCAGGATTAACTATAGCACGTTATTTAATTAAAAAGGGATGGCATGTAAACTGGATAGGTACTAAAAATAGTATAGAATCTAAAATTGTACCAAAATATGGTATTAAAATGCATTTTATAAGAATTAAAGGATTACGTAATGCTAATTTAAAAAATTTATTTTATTCACCAATATATATATTGCGTTCTTATTATAATATAAAAAAAATAATAAAAAATTGGGCTCCAGATATTGTATTAGGGATGGGAGGTTATGTATCAGGTCCAGGAGGGATAGCTGCTTGGCATTCCAATACCCCACTGATTATACATGAACAAAATAAAATAGCAGGTATGACTAATCGTTGGCTTTCTAAAATATCTACAAAAAATATACAAGCGCACCCAGGAACATTAAAAAATGCAATCGCAGTAGGTAATCCAGTTTGCGAAAGTATTATCAAAATTCCTATCCCTATTAAACGTTTTCAAAATAGACAAGGATTTTTAAGAATACTAGTTCTTGGAGGCAGCCAAGGAGCATCTATTCTCAATCGTGTTTTACCAGAAGCATTTGCCTTATTAAAAGAAAAATGTATTATTTGGCATCAAACAGGTAATAATGAATTAGAAAAAACAAAAAAAAAATATAAAAAATTTGGATTAAGTAAATGTTTTATTACTTGTTTTATTGAAAATATTGCCTCTGCATATGAATGGGCTGATATAATTATTAGTCGTTCTGGAGCTTTAACCGTAAGTGAAATAACTATAGTAGGATTAGCTGCTATATTTATACCTTATCCGCATAAAGACAAACAACAACATCGAAATGCAGAAGAATTAGAAGCAATTGGAGCTGCTAAAATAATTGATCAATCTAATTTTAATACTTTATTAATAGTAAACATACTAAATTCATTAAATAGAAAAACACTATTAATTATGGCAGAAAAAGCTTTTTCTTTAGGTATGCGAAATGCAACAAAAAATATTTTTAATATCATTAATAAGATGTCTAAAAAAAATATAGATTTTATATAA
- the ftsW gene encoding cell division protein FtsW codes for MKEKKKIKNKKNIEEKYNKKKSYIILYDRILLWLTLILMSIGFIMVISTSIPISQSMYHNSFFFIKREVFYFFLIFLLSFIFLRTPIIFWEKNSSFILITSILLLFFVLIVGHSIHGSFRWINIGFLHIQPSEICKVSSFCYISSYLSRKHHEVKNYIWGFLKPISIVIIESILLLSEPDLGAVIVIIFTTLSVLFLSGVKIKQFLFIITLSILIIFLLILLEPYRIKRILSFWNPWEDPFGNGYQLTQSLIALGRGNFLGEGLGNSIQKLNYLPDAHSDFIFSIIGEELGCIGSIFILLIIFIISFRALYIGQKSLEKNQIFSGFLASSIGIWFNFQTFINVGAATGLLPTKGLTLPFVSYGGSSLIINSIAIFFLLRIDFELKLKTLQAFPRGSK; via the coding sequence ATGAAAGAAAAAAAAAAAATAAAAAATAAGAAAAACATTGAAGAAAAATATAATAAAAAAAAATCTTATATAATACTATATGACCGTATATTATTATGGTTGACATTAATTTTAATGTCTATCGGATTCATTATGGTGATTTCTACATCTATTCCTATTAGTCAAAGTATGTATCATAATTCATTTTTTTTTATTAAAAGAGAAGTATTTTATTTTTTTTTAATATTTTTATTGTCTTTTATTTTTTTACGTACACCCATTATTTTTTGGGAAAAAAATAGTAGTTTTATACTTATTACATCAATATTATTACTCTTTTTTGTATTAATAGTTGGTCATTCAATACATGGATCTTTTCGATGGATCAATATAGGTTTTTTACATATACAACCATCTGAAATATGCAAAGTTTCTTCTTTTTGTTATATATCTAGTTACTTGTCAAGAAAACATCACGAAGTAAAAAATTATATTTGGGGTTTTTTAAAACCTATTAGTATCGTAATTATAGAGTCAATTCTTCTTTTATCAGAGCCTGATTTAGGGGCTGTAATTGTTATTATTTTCACTACTTTATCAGTTTTATTTCTATCAGGAGTAAAAATAAAACAATTTTTATTTATTATTACTCTAAGTATATTGATAATTTTTCTATTAATATTGCTAGAACCGTATCGTATTAAAAGAATTTTATCTTTTTGGAATCCTTGGGAAGACCCATTCGGTAATGGATATCAATTAACACAATCATTAATCGCATTAGGTAGAGGTAATTTTTTAGGAGAAGGATTAGGTAATTCAATACAAAAGTTAAATTATTTACCGGATGCACATAGCGATTTTATATTTTCTATTATCGGTGAAGAATTAGGTTGTATTGGTTCAATTTTTATATTATTAATTATTTTTATAATTTCTTTTCGAGCTTTATATATTGGACAAAAATCTCTAGAAAAGAACCAAATTTTCTCAGGATTTTTAGCCTCTTCAATTGGTATTTGGTTTAACTTTCAAACATTTATTAATGTTGGAGCAGCTACTGGTCTTTTACCTACTAAAGGATTAACCTTACCATTTGTTAGTTATGGAGGTTCTAGTTTAATAATAAATTCAATAGCTATTTTTTTTTTATTAAGAATTGATTTCGAACTAAAGTTAAAAACATTACAAGCTTTTCCTAGAGGATCTAAATGA